One Erysipelothrix amsterdamensis DNA window includes the following coding sequences:
- a CDS encoding TatD family hydrolase, with protein MEYGWIDSHAHIASEGLVESFDELVSNAKSEGIDKICIICGSLKEIEDALEKTKSDTDMFDLAIGIHPCDVKDAHEGDLEKMMAYLEHPQVVCVGEIGLDYYWDDSNREEQKAVFKRQLEIANEFGKPVAIHVRNGELNAMEDVLQILESHPARASGIVHCYSDTVENAKRLFELGFYIGVGGILTFKNGQNVRDVLNIAPIDRILTETDSPYLAPVPKRGKRNEPAFVRYTGEKIGELKDLTPQQVKSQIHQNYKTLFKR; from the coding sequence ATGGAATATGGTTGGATTGACTCGCATGCACACATTGCATCAGAAGGTTTAGTTGAATCTTTTGATGAATTGGTGTCCAATGCGAAAAGTGAAGGCATTGATAAGATATGCATTATTTGTGGATCGTTAAAAGAAATAGAAGATGCACTGGAAAAGACTAAATCAGACACAGATATGTTTGATCTAGCAATTGGTATTCACCCTTGTGATGTGAAAGATGCACATGAAGGTGATCTTGAAAAGATGATGGCATATCTTGAACATCCTCAAGTTGTTTGTGTTGGTGAGATTGGTCTTGATTATTATTGGGATGATTCTAATCGTGAAGAACAAAAGGCCGTCTTTAAGCGACAACTTGAGATTGCGAATGAATTCGGTAAACCGGTCGCAATTCATGTTCGTAATGGAGAACTGAATGCTATGGAAGATGTTCTTCAAATTCTTGAGTCCCATCCTGCAAGAGCATCAGGAATTGTACATTGTTATAGTGATACGGTAGAGAATGCGAAACGTCTTTTTGAATTAGGCTTTTATATTGGTGTAGGAGGCATTCTTACGTTTAAAAATGGTCAAAACGTCCGGGATGTATTAAACATCGCACCTATTGACCGTATTTTAACGGAAACAGATTCTCCGTATCTAGCGCCAGTACCCAAACGGGGTAAACGAAACGAACCTGCTTTTGTACGGTATACGGGCGAGAAAATTGGTGAATTGAAAGATTTAACTCCACAACAAGTTAAATCCCAAATCCACCAAAATTATAAGACGCTCTTCAAACGTTAA
- a CDS encoding MetQ/NlpA family ABC transporter substrate-binding protein produces MKKTLILFITLLTLVGCGSKSKENVVRVGLHGGDQTKSWNYVVEQAAQEGINVELVYFSDYPQPNAALNSKEIDMNAFQHHIYLDDESQQNGYELTAVADTFYSPLGLYSRSIKDLSELKDGDKIAIPSDRTNGARALQLLQTHGLLKLNDAKLPDKKDIVENPHNFDIFELEASNLPGALAEVPLAAINSGIAVDAGFTPSQDAIKLETLTEENSDYVNLIAIRTEDKDRKDLKRIVELYQTDAVKALIIEETSGASVPVF; encoded by the coding sequence ATGAAAAAAACACTTATATTATTTATAACATTATTAACATTAGTCGGTTGCGGCTCAAAGTCTAAAGAAAACGTTGTACGCGTCGGTCTCCATGGTGGTGACCAAACAAAAAGCTGGAACTATGTTGTGGAGCAAGCAGCTCAAGAAGGTATAAACGTCGAACTGGTTTATTTCTCAGACTATCCACAACCTAATGCAGCTTTAAACTCAAAAGAAATTGATATGAATGCGTTCCAACATCATATTTACTTAGATGATGAGAGTCAACAAAATGGTTACGAACTCACTGCAGTTGCAGATACATTCTATTCACCACTGGGACTTTATTCACGATCAATTAAAGACTTATCTGAATTGAAAGATGGTGACAAGATTGCGATTCCAAGCGATCGAACAAATGGGGCTCGTGCATTACAATTACTTCAAACTCACGGTCTTTTGAAATTAAATGATGCGAAGCTTCCAGATAAGAAAGATATCGTTGAAAACCCACATAACTTTGATATTTTTGAACTCGAGGCATCCAACCTTCCCGGTGCACTTGCAGAGGTACCACTTGCAGCGATTAACTCCGGGATTGCTGTCGATGCTGGCTTTACCCCAAGTCAAGATGCAATTAAACTAGAAACGTTAACGGAAGAAAATTCCGACTATGTAAATCTCATTGCAATTCGAACTGAAGATAAAGATCGTAAAGATCTAAAACGAATTGTGGAACTGTATCAAACAGATGCAGTGAAAGCATTAATTATTGAAGAAACAAGCGGTGCTTCAGTCCCTGTGTTTTAA
- the mnmE gene encoding tRNA uridine-5-carboxymethylaminomethyl(34) synthesis GTPase MnmE produces MRMITDTIVAIITALQESAINVLRISGVDAIDIVNQIFSRDLEHVDSHTVHYGHIIDPVNKQVVDEVLVSVFRAPRTYTREDVVEISCHGGVLVTKKVLSLCLSVGARMAEPGEYTQRAFLNGRIDLSQAESVMELIQAPNEFAQELAISGVQGNVRKLIEPFLERLIQMIANIEVNIDYPEYDDVEVLTEAVILPEAKRFLEDLGKILKESQSGRIMKEGVKTVILGKPNVGKSSILNVLLEEDKAIVTEIAGTTRDLVEGWIRLENVALHLIDTAGLRDTGDRIEQIGIEKSRKALESAELVIVVFDASRARDQEDIDLLEATKHKERIIVYNKKDLVNREPDGLYVSALEGDVHELVDEINKRYVEHTKALTKPTLSNERHIAQVQKSYLAMQRALEALEFGMELDLVTIDLNESYVELASIIKPKKDINVLDEIFARFCLGK; encoded by the coding sequence ATGCGTATGATAACAGATACAATAGTAGCAATTATAACGGCGCTACAAGAAAGTGCCATCAATGTTTTAAGAATTAGTGGTGTGGATGCCATCGATATCGTGAATCAAATATTTTCACGCGATTTAGAGCATGTGGATTCACATACAGTTCATTACGGTCATATTATTGACCCCGTGAACAAACAAGTTGTTGACGAGGTTCTCGTCAGTGTTTTTAGAGCGCCTCGAACTTACACCCGTGAAGATGTAGTTGAAATTAGTTGTCACGGTGGTGTATTGGTGACAAAGAAAGTTTTAAGTTTATGTTTATCAGTTGGAGCACGTATGGCTGAACCGGGAGAGTACACACAGCGTGCATTCCTTAATGGACGCATTGACCTGTCTCAAGCAGAATCGGTGATGGAATTGATTCAAGCTCCAAATGAATTTGCGCAAGAACTTGCAATTTCTGGTGTTCAAGGGAATGTTCGTAAATTAATTGAACCCTTTCTCGAACGTCTAATTCAGATGATCGCAAATATCGAGGTTAATATTGATTATCCCGAATATGATGATGTTGAAGTGCTAACAGAAGCTGTGATTTTACCCGAAGCGAAGCGGTTTTTAGAAGATCTAGGTAAAATTCTTAAAGAATCACAGAGTGGTCGAATCATGAAAGAAGGCGTTAAGACTGTTATACTGGGTAAACCTAACGTTGGGAAATCAAGTATTCTTAATGTTCTCCTTGAAGAAGATAAAGCAATCGTAACGGAGATTGCAGGAACGACACGAGATTTAGTCGAAGGATGGATTCGATTAGAGAATGTAGCCCTTCACTTAATTGATACAGCAGGTTTGCGTGATACCGGAGACCGAATTGAACAAATCGGGATTGAAAAAAGTCGAAAAGCACTCGAATCTGCAGAACTTGTAATTGTGGTTTTCGATGCATCACGAGCTCGTGATCAAGAAGATATTGATTTATTAGAAGCAACAAAACATAAAGAACGCATTATTGTTTACAATAAAAAAGATCTCGTTAATCGAGAACCGGATGGTTTATACGTAAGTGCTTTAGAAGGTGATGTGCATGAACTTGTGGATGAAATCAATAAGCGTTATGTTGAACATACCAAAGCATTAACAAAACCTACTTTATCCAATGAACGTCATATTGCACAGGTACAAAAAAGTTACCTCGCAATGCAACGTGCACTTGAAGCATTGGAATTTGGAATGGAACTCGATTTGGTAACTATTGATTTAAATGAGTCTTATGTAGAACTCGCTTCAATTATTAAACCGAAAAAAGATATTAATGTGCTGGATGAAATCTTTGCGCGTTTCTGTCTGGGAAAATAA
- a CDS encoding methionine ABC transporter permease yields the protein MVNSLIPNLIQYWPEFIESIQQTLYMLTKAGIYSIIAGLFFGVILVLTREDGLKPNSVIYHVLDTCVNIFRSIPFVILLTALIPITKMVSSTAIGVEGTIFPLVVGCTPFFVRQVDLSLSEIDRGLIEAAQSMGLSTFQIVIRVYLRESIPSLVRSTTITLISLLGLTTLGGVVGGGGLGDYVIRYGHNKYNTDISIVAVLVILVFVSIIQSLGNFIIKKTTH from the coding sequence ATGGTAAATAGCCTAATACCCAATCTAATACAATATTGGCCAGAATTTATAGAAAGCATCCAACAGACACTTTATATGCTTACCAAAGCAGGGATTTATTCCATAATTGCAGGTCTATTCTTTGGTGTTATTCTCGTATTAACACGGGAGGATGGACTCAAACCGAATTCTGTAATCTATCACGTACTTGATACTTGTGTAAATATTTTTAGATCCATACCTTTCGTGATTTTACTTACGGCACTCATTCCAATTACGAAAATGGTTTCAAGTACGGCTATTGGTGTCGAAGGCACCATCTTCCCACTTGTAGTAGGATGTACACCTTTCTTCGTACGACAAGTCGATTTAAGTTTATCTGAAATAGATCGTGGACTCATCGAAGCCGCACAATCTATGGGTCTTTCTACCTTCCAAATTGTCATCAGAGTCTATCTACGCGAAAGCATCCCCTCTCTTGTCCGTTCCACCACAATCACACTGATTAGTCTTCTTGGTCTTACGACACTTGGAGGCGTAGTAGGTGGCGGTGGATTGGGCGACTACGTTATTCGTTATGGTCATAACAAATATAATACCGATATATCAATTGTAGCAGTCCTCGTAATTCTAGTTTTTGTATCAATCATACAAAGCCTTGGTAATTTTATTATTAAGAAAACAACACATTAA
- a CDS encoding QueT transporter family protein: MKTKDLALEALIAAVYIAVTVLLKPISYSFMQVRISEVMLILVLFNRKHAYGLIIGCLLANFVSDAGILDVIFGTLATAITCLLMSITKDDHLALVWPALVNGIIVGAMLGYVLNVPYLPAMGWVFLGEFIATFVSGIFLIKPLKKNTKMQEIFG, from the coding sequence ATGAAAACAAAAGATTTAGCCTTAGAGGCATTAATTGCGGCAGTATATATTGCAGTTACGGTTCTTCTAAAACCTATTTCATATAGCTTTATGCAAGTTCGTATTTCAGAAGTTATGTTGATTCTTGTTTTATTTAACCGCAAACACGCATATGGATTAATTATTGGATGTCTATTAGCGAATTTTGTAAGTGATGCAGGGATTCTTGATGTAATTTTTGGAACTTTAGCAACAGCAATTACATGCTTACTAATGAGTATTACAAAAGATGATCATTTAGCGCTTGTGTGGCCAGCACTTGTGAATGGAATCATCGTGGGAGCAATGTTAGGTTATGTTCTCAATGTTCCTTACTTACCAGCTATGGGATGGGTATTTTTAGGTGAATTTATCGCAACATTTGTATCAGGTATTTTCTTGATTAAGCCATTGAAGAAAAATACCAAGATGCAAGAAATATTTGGATAA
- a CDS encoding M20 family metallopeptidase gives MKNSIESAVLKRIDHYKELALDLHAHPEICNEEVYACSLLSSLCTEEGFSVTVGVAGHSTGFDARYTTKKTGPVIVFLAEYDALPGIGHACGHNLFGITSILAATALKSIIDDIGGEIRIYGTPGEEGGTNGSAKASFVRDHYFDDVDAALCVHPGYLHSLTVETLANDPVDVSFFGKPSHAAAAPELGINALEALIQVFNASNALRQHLPQDVMIHGIITDGGVAPNIVPEFAKGRFYLRANTRATLSDVYNRFENIVKGAALSTGCHYEFGLFQNAVDDTVITPSFDKLYLKHLQEYGFDVIERDGSTFGSSDVGNVSYVVPTIQPTISISDTFIAGHSPEFKAAACSTQGLNSIHLGAQLLALTALDLMIDPELLQTIKDEHQERIAKQNDQTPKYK, from the coding sequence ATGAAAAATAGTATTGAATCAGCTGTCTTGAAGCGTATTGATCATTATAAAGAACTCGCGCTTGATCTTCATGCACATCCAGAGATATGTAATGAAGAGGTCTATGCCTGCAGTCTTTTAAGTTCTCTTTGTACTGAAGAGGGGTTTTCGGTCACTGTTGGTGTGGCAGGTCATTCGACAGGCTTTGATGCTCGCTATACGACAAAAAAAACGGGTCCTGTAATTGTATTTCTTGCGGAATATGATGCCCTTCCCGGCATCGGGCATGCCTGTGGTCATAATCTCTTTGGTATTACATCCATACTCGCCGCGACTGCACTCAAGTCGATAATCGATGATATCGGTGGTGAAATCCGTATTTATGGGACACCTGGAGAAGAAGGTGGAACAAACGGAAGTGCCAAAGCGAGCTTTGTCCGAGACCATTATTTTGATGATGTGGATGCAGCGTTATGTGTCCACCCCGGTTACTTACACAGTCTCACTGTGGAAACCCTGGCAAACGACCCTGTCGATGTATCCTTCTTCGGAAAACCCAGTCATGCAGCGGCTGCACCTGAATTAGGAATCAATGCACTTGAAGCACTCATCCAAGTATTTAATGCAAGTAATGCCTTACGACAACATCTTCCTCAAGATGTCATGATTCATGGAATTATTACCGATGGCGGTGTAGCACCAAATATCGTACCCGAATTTGCGAAGGGACGTTTCTACTTAAGAGCAAATACCCGTGCTACCCTCTCAGATGTCTACAATCGATTTGAAAATATTGTAAAGGGCGCTGCATTATCCACAGGATGCCACTATGAATTTGGATTATTCCAAAACGCTGTCGATGATACCGTTATTACTCCCTCCTTTGACAAACTCTACCTTAAGCATCTTCAAGAATATGGTTTTGATGTTATTGAACGAGATGGTTCTACATTTGGCTCTAGTGATGTTGGAAATGTAAGCTATGTTGTACCAACAATCCAACCAACCATAAGCATATCGGACACTTTTATCGCAGGTCATAGTCCAGAATTTAAAGCAGCAGCATGTAGCACCCAAGGGCTCAACTCCATTCACCTTGGTGCACAACTGCTTGCGTTGACCGCACTTGATTTAATGATTGACCCTGAACTCCTCCAAACAATCAAAGACGAACACCAAGAAAGGATCGCGAAACAAAATGATCAAACTCCAAAATATAAATAA
- a CDS encoding 3D domain-containing protein gives MKKYLVIIYMVVMVTIISGCAVNADANVDITYPVLNDIAENSDEPYRFKISEKIEDLEEPGVEEREASEVVSGGASWIYAKTQDGVRGTKTTKYKETYNIKDELLSRVEIPEAAVIEPTTPTLYEGGQKAQAGAYYEASRITRYGVDCDGCNMNSAGEGGTAAGVRVSTTAVQQGDGSWLPGITYNGYYIIATSSSIPMCSIVEISNHTVSGKGIEYNVPFRAIVLDRGGAIQGSKIDLFVGTETNMGVTQGSVQNAHVEIISVGNGC, from the coding sequence ATGAAGAAATACTTAGTGATTATCTACATGGTGGTCATGGTAACAATCATTAGTGGATGTGCCGTGAATGCGGACGCCAATGTGGATATTACCTATCCAGTACTTAATGACATCGCTGAAAATAGCGATGAACCCTATAGGTTTAAAATTAGCGAAAAAATTGAAGATTTAGAAGAGCCTGGTGTTGAAGAACGCGAAGCTTCTGAGGTTGTCTCGGGTGGAGCCAGTTGGATCTATGCCAAGACACAAGATGGTGTACGTGGTACAAAAACAACAAAATACAAAGAAACATATAACATAAAAGACGAATTGTTATCACGTGTAGAAATTCCTGAAGCAGCTGTCATCGAGCCAACAACGCCCACTCTTTACGAAGGTGGACAAAAAGCTCAAGCAGGTGCTTATTACGAAGCAAGCCGTATTACACGATACGGAGTTGATTGTGACGGCTGTAATATGAACAGTGCGGGTGAAGGCGGTACTGCTGCCGGAGTTCGTGTAAGTACTACAGCAGTTCAACAAGGAGACGGTTCTTGGTTGCCAGGAATTACATATAACGGATATTACATCATTGCAACATCAAGCTCGATTCCAATGTGCTCGATTGTTGAGATATCAAACCACACAGTAAGTGGTAAAGGAATTGAGTACAATGTACCGTTCCGCGCAATTGTATTAGACCGTGGTGGTGCCATTCAAGGGTCAAAAATTGACTTATTTGTTGGTACGGAAACCAATATGGGTGTAACCCAAGGTTCAGTGCAAAATGCTCATGTTGAAATTATAAGCGTGGGTAACGGCTGTTAA
- the rnmV gene encoding ribonuclease M5 has product MNKLKIQEVIVVEGKHDKEKILKCVDADVIMSSGTHMSAEFLALCKRMNEERGIIVFTDPDGPGEMIRRRIIETVGSCKHASLHVLQTKKKQKVGIEHADCDDIVEVLSTCSTFALNNESLTLHEFQSLGLSGASDSALRRDLLSEAFRFPKSNAKSCLKYLNMLNITKADCLMVLKESNYENNR; this is encoded by the coding sequence ATGAACAAACTAAAGATACAAGAAGTAATTGTCGTAGAAGGAAAGCATGATAAGGAGAAAATCCTTAAATGTGTTGATGCCGATGTTATTATGTCCAGTGGCACCCACATGTCTGCAGAATTCTTAGCATTATGTAAAAGAATGAATGAAGAACGTGGCATCATTGTTTTTACTGATCCTGATGGACCCGGTGAAATGATTCGACGTCGTATTATTGAGACGGTCGGATCGTGCAAACATGCATCGCTTCATGTCTTACAAACAAAAAAGAAACAAAAAGTAGGTATTGAACATGCAGACTGTGATGATATTGTCGAGGTTCTAAGTACCTGCTCTACTTTTGCTTTAAACAATGAATCCTTAACGCTTCATGAATTCCAATCTTTGGGACTCAGTGGCGCAAGTGATAGTGCATTGCGTCGTGATTTGTTATCGGAGGCGTTCCGTTTTCCTAAATCAAATGCGAAATCATGCCTGAAATATCTAAATATGCTTAACATTACAAAAGCAGACTGCCTAATGGTTTTGAAAGAGAGTAATTATGAAAACAATCGCTAA
- a CDS encoding nucleoside hydrolase → MGITTVYGNIDVEGATQNTLDLLHYFNQNHIPVYQGCTHARRDNTYERLAGGIRFHGKNGIGNAVLTQSPNMKATKHAVDFLIESAEKYGKDLVIIASGPLTNLAKAIERNPKAMAGIGNLVLMGGAFSVPGNVSKFAEANIAQDDLSSKIVLGSSTPITMIGLDVTTRAIITKEDVAHWQSSAPELYQIVLYYLDAYKDAYPLWDGCALHDPLAVFAALNPNLITGPHVNLDVLTDQEQKGRTILNVDAYREGKSPNVKVALDADIEGFKKSLLGDIDALIARIS, encoded by the coding sequence ATTGGAATTACCACGGTTTATGGAAATATTGATGTGGAAGGAGCAACACAGAATACACTAGACCTTCTCCATTACTTTAATCAAAATCATATTCCTGTGTATCAAGGATGCACGCATGCTCGTAGGGACAATACTTATGAACGTCTTGCTGGTGGGATTAGATTTCATGGTAAAAATGGAATTGGAAATGCTGTTTTAACCCAATCTCCTAACATGAAAGCTACAAAACATGCAGTTGATTTTCTTATTGAGTCTGCGGAAAAGTATGGTAAAGACCTTGTGATTATCGCATCAGGTCCTCTTACAAACCTCGCTAAAGCAATTGAGAGAAATCCTAAGGCTATGGCTGGAATCGGTAATCTTGTCTTAATGGGAGGTGCATTTAGTGTTCCAGGTAATGTAAGTAAGTTTGCAGAAGCAAACATTGCTCAAGATGATTTAAGCAGTAAGATCGTTCTCGGAAGTTCAACACCGATTACAATGATTGGCTTGGATGTTACGACTCGGGCAATCATTACCAAAGAGGATGTAGCCCACTGGCAGTCATCAGCGCCCGAGCTTTATCAAATTGTCCTTTATTACCTCGACGCATATAAAGATGCGTATCCGTTGTGGGATGGCTGCGCATTACATGATCCACTTGCGGTTTTTGCGGCACTTAATCCTAACTTAATCACAGGACCTCACGTTAATCTGGACGTCCTCACAGATCAAGAGCAAAAAGGGCGCACGATTCTTAATGTAGACGCTTATCGTGAAGGCAAATCCCCCAACGTAAAAGTTGCGCTTGATGCAGATATTGAGGGTTTTAAGAAGTCATTACTTGGTGATATCGATGCCCTTATAGCACGTATATCGTGA
- a CDS encoding aldehyde dehydrogenase family protein, with amino-acid sequence MNRLDKQKIYFNSQITKPIAFRKEALDKLEKGLKAYETKIYAAFKQDLSKPEMEVYTTEIAVVYRSIRDAKKNLRQWMKQQKVKTPFVLAGRKSFKLYEPLGNTLIIGPFNYPLQLVLVPLVGAIAAGNTAVIKTSELTPAISSVIHELISDFFIEDYIVVVEGDVSVNQELLKQPFDFIFFTGSTQVGKIVMKYAAENLTPVVLELGGKSPCVVTENANISLSAKRIAWGKFLNNGQTCVAPDYVLVSRKHEEALTQALIKEIRAMYGDDIKNNEDYGRIVNIKHADRLKQILEAHKDDIVFGGRSNGTYIEPTLLSLECDKGKVMESEIFGPILPIIAFDTLEEAYTIIENNPKPLSLYMFTESYEEQEAILNRIQFGGGCINDTILHLVNDALPFGGIGNSGIGTYHGFSSFEVFSNCKSMMKSNSFPLSIMYPPYHQTKFKFIKKIFK; translated from the coding sequence ATGAACCGATTAGATAAGCAAAAAATATATTTTAATTCACAGATTACAAAACCAATAGCATTCAGAAAAGAAGCATTAGATAAACTCGAAAAAGGGCTGAAAGCTTATGAAACAAAGATCTACGCAGCGTTTAAACAAGACCTGTCTAAACCTGAAATGGAGGTATACACAACAGAAATTGCAGTTGTATATCGATCGATTCGTGATGCGAAAAAAAATCTTAGACAATGGATGAAACAACAAAAAGTCAAAACACCTTTTGTTCTCGCAGGAAGAAAGAGCTTTAAACTTTATGAACCTTTGGGAAATACATTGATCATCGGTCCTTTTAATTATCCTTTACAACTTGTCCTTGTTCCACTTGTAGGGGCTATCGCAGCAGGTAATACGGCTGTTATCAAGACATCAGAGCTAACACCTGCTATCTCAAGTGTTATTCATGAATTGATTTCTGATTTTTTCATCGAAGATTACATTGTGGTCGTAGAGGGGGATGTATCCGTAAATCAAGAACTTCTCAAACAACCTTTTGATTTCATTTTCTTCACCGGAAGCACACAAGTAGGGAAAATTGTTATGAAATATGCCGCAGAAAATCTAACACCAGTAGTTCTTGAACTCGGTGGAAAAAGTCCATGTGTAGTAACCGAAAATGCAAATATTTCACTAAGTGCAAAACGTATTGCTTGGGGGAAATTTCTTAATAATGGGCAGACCTGTGTGGCACCAGACTATGTTTTAGTTTCACGAAAGCATGAAGAGGCATTGACTCAAGCACTTATCAAGGAAATAAGAGCCATGTATGGCGATGATATCAAAAACAATGAAGACTATGGCCGTATCGTGAATATAAAGCACGCAGACCGCCTCAAACAGATCCTGGAGGCACATAAAGATGATATTGTCTTTGGAGGCAGGAGTAATGGAACATATATCGAACCGACGTTACTCTCTTTAGAGTGTGATAAGGGTAAGGTTATGGAATCTGAAATATTTGGACCGATCTTACCGATAATTGCATTTGATACATTGGAAGAGGCCTATACAATAATTGAAAATAATCCAAAACCTCTATCCTTATATATGTTCACAGAGTCCTATGAAGAACAAGAAGCAATTCTTAATCGTATTCAATTTGGTGGCGGATGCATTAATGATACAATATTGCATCTTGTAAATGACGCACTTCCTTTTGGTGGGATTGGAAATTCTGGAATTGGAACATATCATGGTTTTTCAAGTTTTGAAGTCTTTTCAAATTGTAAATCAATGATGAAATCAAATTCATTTCCGCTATCGATAATGTACCCACCTTATCATCAGACCAAATTTAAGTTCATCAAAAAAATATTTAAATAA
- a CDS encoding methionine ABC transporter ATP-binding protein, giving the protein MIKLQNINKTFYTNDKAVHALKNVSLDIQKGEVFGVIGFSGAGKSTLVRCINLLEVPTSGNVIVNGTQLNPDLSKVSFQNRHHQSQQLRKQRKKIGMIFQQFNLMKSRTVFQNIAFPLKDQKLSKEVLTKKVTDLLELVGLQDKANAYPSQLSGGQKQRVGIARALANDPDILLCDEATSALDPQTTKTILKLLKKVNTDLGITIVIITHEMDVVKDICDRVAVMEDGEVKEVNSVKEIFANPTAQITKDFVDTTTNTLETIDLFKTNPDILDLKDDQSLVRIDFIGSNTRESVISEISQQYNVSASIIHANVEIVQSEIVGTMLIILSGSRKCEALDNLRQRNINVEVIENGK; this is encoded by the coding sequence ATGATCAAACTCCAAAATATAAATAAAACTTTTTATACAAATGATAAAGCCGTTCACGCACTTAAAAATGTTTCACTTGATATCCAAAAAGGTGAAGTATTCGGTGTAATTGGATTTAGTGGTGCCGGAAAAAGTACCCTTGTGCGTTGTATCAATTTGCTTGAAGTTCCAACATCAGGAAATGTTATTGTAAATGGAACACAACTAAATCCAGATCTATCTAAAGTAAGTTTCCAAAACCGACATCATCAGTCTCAACAATTACGAAAACAACGAAAAAAAATCGGCATGATTTTCCAACAGTTTAATCTTATGAAATCACGAACCGTCTTCCAAAATATCGCATTCCCACTTAAAGATCAAAAACTTTCGAAAGAAGTCTTAACTAAAAAAGTTACGGACCTCTTAGAGCTTGTCGGCCTTCAGGACAAAGCAAATGCTTACCCCAGTCAATTATCGGGCGGCCAAAAGCAACGCGTAGGAATTGCCCGTGCTCTCGCCAATGACCCAGATATCCTTCTGTGTGATGAAGCAACAAGTGCTCTTGATCCACAAACTACAAAAACAATCTTAAAACTGTTAAAAAAAGTAAATACAGACTTAGGTATAACGATTGTGATTATTACCCATGAAATGGATGTGGTAAAAGACATCTGTGATCGCGTTGCGGTTATGGAGGATGGTGAAGTTAAAGAAGTGAATTCTGTTAAAGAAATATTCGCAAATCCAACTGCACAAATCACGAAAGACTTTGTGGATACAACTACAAATACGCTTGAAACCATCGATCTCTTTAAAACGAATCCAGATATTTTAGATTTAAAAGATGATCAAAGTCTCGTAAGAATTGATTTTATTGGTTCAAATACGCGCGAATCTGTTATTTCTGAGATATCACAACAATATAACGTTAGTGCAAGCATCATTCATGCGAATGTTGAGATTGTTCAAAGCGAAATCGTGGGTACAATGCTCATCATTCTATCAGGATCACGTAAATGTGAAGCATTGGATAATTTACGTCAACGTAATATTAATGTGGAGGTAATTGAAAATGGTAAATAG
- a CDS encoding SIR2 family NAD-dependent protein deacylase, with amino-acid sequence MILAFTGAGISKASGISTFMEQPEVRDRLHRSFATQHPEAYRETIAELYYIIQKAEPNDAHRALSEYNIPIITMNIDGLHEKAGSSPIALHGSMPNENELAYADQLFNKPVLYGDPAPSYRRAYEKVDSLKEGDILLVIGASRFTAVATDLREIAYANGVEIIEIQENAVEQVRETLESIIND; translated from the coding sequence ATGATTTTAGCGTTTACAGGTGCCGGAATTAGTAAGGCATCGGGAATAAGTACATTTATGGAACAACCTGAAGTTCGGGATCGATTGCATCGAAGTTTTGCGACACAACATCCCGAAGCATATCGAGAAACAATAGCAGAATTGTATTACATCATTCAAAAGGCAGAACCGAATGACGCTCATCGGGCCCTTTCGGAATATAACATTCCAATTATCACGATGAATATCGATGGTTTACATGAAAAAGCAGGCAGTTCCCCCATTGCTTTACACGGATCAATGCCAAATGAGAATGAGCTCGCTTATGCGGATCAACTTTTCAATAAGCCGGTATTATATGGAGATCCTGCTCCAAGTTATCGACGCGCCTATGAAAAAGTAGATTCATTAAAAGAGGGGGACATTTTACTTGTTATTGGAGCATCACGATTTACTGCGGTCGCAACAGATTTACGCGAAATTGCGTATGCGAATGGTGTGGAGATCATAGAGATTCAAGAGAATGCTGTTGAGCAAGTTCGAGAAACACTTGAATCTATAATTAACGATTAA